In Silene latifolia isolate original U9 population chromosome 3, ASM4854445v1, whole genome shotgun sequence, a single window of DNA contains:
- the LOC141649193 gene encoding uncharacterized protein LOC141649193, protein MVTSEIERHSASSWVVWNYTYNIKRDEFWTMDVKPYHSESWRSILKVCGELLERTGNAANARALLQSCIKHGKLQLSLLYDQFRQKGVKVRWVNAVWNRAVLPKHSFIVTLAMQSRLATIDQLIHRGMYLINRCILCKAALETHQHLFFQCPYAATAWQSLLLWMKITGRTMDLRKEINWIAGKHVRRHWKARWFMSCLTAMVYSLWEERNLRIFQGIEHDIPYIIRRVQYLVSVRLIHVTHFSHKDKIVELLNV, encoded by the coding sequence atggtcacatcagagaTTGAGAGACATTCTGCTAGCTCTTGGGTGGTTTGGAATTACACTTACAATATTAAAAGAGATGAGTTTTGGACCATGGATGTCAAACCTTATCACTCTGAGAGCTGGAGAAGTATCTTAAAGGTGTGTGGTGAGTTATTGGAGCGAACTGGGAATGCTGCTAATGCCAGAGCTCTCCTGCAAAGTTGTATCAAGCATGGCAAGCTTCAACTATCACTGTTATATGATCAGTTCAGGCAGAAAGGGGTCAAAGTCAGATGGGTAAATGCTGTTTGGAACAGAGCAGTTCTCCCAAAACATAGCTTTATTGTGACTCTGGCTATGCAAAGCAGGTTGGCTACTATTGATCAACTCATTCATAGGGGTATGTACCTGATAAATAGGTGCATTTTGTGCAAAGCTGCTTTAGAAACGCATCAACATCTCTTCTTTCAATGTCCATATGCTGCAACAGCTTGGCAAAGCCTTTTGCTATGGATGAAGATAACAGGCCGCACTATGGATTTAAGAAAAGAAATAAACTGGATAGCTGGTAAGCATGTGAGGAGGCATTGGAAAGCTCGGTGGTTCATGAGCTGTTTAACTGCTATGGTCTATAGTTTATGGGAAGAGCGTAACCTCAGAATTTTTCAAGGAATTGAGCATGACATACCTTACATAATTAGGCGAGTACAATACCTAGTTAGTGTAAGATTGATTCATGTAACTCATTTTTCTCACAAGGATAAGATAGTTGAGCTTCTTAATGTTTAG